The following are encoded in a window of Pristis pectinata isolate sPriPec2 chromosome 1, sPriPec2.1.pri, whole genome shotgun sequence genomic DNA:
- the LOC127575292 gene encoding basic leucine zipper transcriptional factor ATF-like: MAQDSDSSDSGYSRYQPASGKQENEETKKVMRREKNRLAAQKSRQRQTQKADTLHQESEHLERENVALRKEIALLNEELKYFSSVLKTHESLCPALSSPSEEMAYPTHSLPQAHSNTPARLHL, translated from the exons ATGGCGCAGGACTCGGACAGCAGTGACTCGGGCTACAGCCGCTACCAGCCGGCGTCCGGCAAACAG GAAAACGAGGAGACAAAGAAAGTGATGAGGCGGGAGAAGAATCGTCTGGCAGCCCAGAAGAGCCGtcagagacagacacagaaagcAGACACACTGCACCAG GAGAGCGAACATTTGGAGAGGGAGAATGTGGCTCTGAGGAAGGAGATTGCACTGCTGAACGAGGAGCTGAAGTACTTCAGCTCGGTGCTGAAGACCCACGAGAGCCTGTGCCCAGCACTGAGCTCACCGAGCGAAGAGATGGCTtaccccacacacagcctgcctCAGGCCCACAGCAACACACCAGCACGGCTTCACCTCTGA